The following is a genomic window from Nitrospira sp..
GAGAATGGATTCCTTCGCTCAAGTGAAACGAATAGATACCGACATTATACAAAGAGCGCTAACAAATACAGATGGCGCGAGATATGCCCAAACAAGTCTTCGGCTCAGGGCTAGTAGGATCAGATTGTCACAGGAAATGAGTGGAGTAGTGAGGAGCGATAATTTTATCCGACGATTCGTCGTTGCAATGGCGGTGCTTCCGGTGGGAGTGAGTGTCTTTGCGCTTATGGCGGCGGCTTCATTCGGGCAAACGATTCCAGATGCCGGGGTGCTTCAGCAGCGAGAACAACGCCAAATAGAACAGGAACGACGGGAGTCTGTGCCGGGCCAAGCGCCAACCCCTGCGCCAGGGACATCGCCCAATGAGCCAGCCGAAGGCGCGGTGACTGTTTTTGTTTCTGGCTATCGGTTTGAAGGGAATACGTTGGTGCCGGAGGAAGAACTACGGCAAGTCGTGGCTTCCTATGCCGACCGACAGGTCGATCTCGTGTTGCTGCAACGAGCCGCCGCCGTGGTTGCTGAACATTACCGTCAACGCGGGTGGATCGTGCGGACGTATCTTCCTCAGCAGGATGTAACCGGCGGGAACATCCTCATCAACATTATCGAGGCGATGGTCGGAGAAGTATCGCTCGAAGGGATGCCTCCGACGAGAGTTAAGCCGGAACATGTTCTCGGCATGGTCCGAGAGCAGCTTCACTCAGACGAGCCGTTGAGCACGAAGGCGTTGGATCGAGGATTGCTGCTGGCCGACGATTTGGTGGGAGTGCAGTCTTCCGGAGCATTGGCGCCCGGTGAACGATTGGGCCAGACCAACGTGCTGGTCACCGCCAAGGACGATCCGCCGCTGCAAGGAGACTTGATCGTCAACAATGGCGGACAGCGCGCGACCGGGGCCATGCAAGGCATCGCGGAAGTGCGGGTGGAAAGTCCGTTCAAGCGAGGCGACCGACTGAGCCTGACCGGCGTGTTTTCCGAAGGAAGCCAATACGGCAGAGTGGGGTATACACGCCCGGTCGGGTACGATGGGTGGCAAATCGGAGTCAATGCCTCATGGTTGTCGTACCGGCTCATTACACCGGAGTTCACTGCGCTGAATGTCAACGGCGATGCGCAAAGCGTGGGGATCGGCGCGCTCTATCCGTTGATTCGGGCGCGAAACTACAACCTGCAATGGCTCATGAATTACGACTACCGGCGTTTCAACAATCAGGCGCTGAATGTAACTCGGTCGAATTACCGCATCAACGAAGGTACCGTCGGGTTCGCAGGAAACTGGTTTGAAGAACTGCTCGGGACTTCCGGCGCAACGTTCGGCAGTCTCAACCTGATTGTTGGCGAGGTTGGCCAAGGCGCGCACGATGTGGGAGAAAATTCTGGTATCGCGGGAACCTTCTCAAAAATACGATGGTATGTCAGCCGCCAACAACAGATGATTTCGGGGCTCTCGATTTTCGGAGCATTTACAGGGCAGAAGGCCTTCAGCACCATGGATTCCGCGGAGAAGTTTTATCTCGGCGGTCCTCAAGGTCTGCGGGCCTATCCGGTGAACGAGGCCAGTGGATCGACTGGGTGGCTAGCCACTGGTGAGCTGCGAGGTTCTCTGCCATGGGGCGTAGGGCTTGCCGGATTTTTCGACGCGGGTTGGGTTTCAAATCCTGCCAATAGCGGCCAGTCGTATTCCTTAAAAGGTGGCGGACTCACGTTGAGCTGGCGCGCTCCCCTGGGAATTACCCTCGATGCCACTTGGGCGCATCGGTTGGGAGACAATCCCAATCCGACCGCCACCGGACAGGACCAGGATGGTTCACTGACGAGAAACCGATTCTGGTTCTCGGTTCATTACGCCTTCTAACCGCAGATTCTCCGATCGGCTCCGCCTTGGACAGGTACAGTCTCGTTCTCTAACTGGAAGAGGCTCGTTGCGTCGCACTGTCTTCAGTTTTGCTCCATCACAACCGAAATATCATAGGCAGCCATTGCTAGGACTCTGTCCTTTCCTCGATCCGGCACAGCAGGGTCGAGTTCAGCCATCACGACAACGTGTTGAAAAAGTCTGACCACTGCAAGAGCGAGCGTTATGAGTCAATGGCGATCATCTCAGGCATTCCAACCGCGCCGTATCCAGCTGGGGAGGGAACGAAGCGTCGGGCTTGTGAGAACGGCCTTGTGTTTACTGAGCGCACTGATGGTGAGTCTGATGCCGGGGCCTCCGGTCGGATTCGCGGAACCGCCCACGCCTGCGCAATTGCCGATGGGTGAGCGCGTTGTAGGTGGCGCGGCGACGGTTACTCGCCAGCCGGCCACGATGACCATCGACCAGCATACGTCTCGCGCGGCCATTGAGTGGCAGAGTTTCGACATTGGCAGTCAGGCGCGGGTCGATATTCGGCAACCGTCGTCGGACAGCGTGCTGCTCAATCGCATTCTCGGCGATCAAGCCACGCAAATCTTCGGACGTCTTTCCGCCAATGGACAGGTCTACTTGACCAACCCCAATGGGTTTTATTTTTCACCCAGCGCGTCGGTCAATGTCGGCGGACTGGTGGCCACCACGCATCAGCTTAGTCTTGAGGACTTTCTCGCAGGCCGGGAGCGATTCACGCGGCAAGGCGCGAGTGGACGCATTTTGAATGAAGGCGAACTGAAAGCGGCCATGGGCGGCTACATCGCCTTGCTCGCGCCGGAAATCCGCAACCACGGCGTCATCGTGGCGGAACTCGGCACGGTGGCGTTGGCCGCGGGCGAGGCCTATGAGCTGCGGTTCGATCCGACGCGCCGACTTGAAGGCTTGCGCGTCGAGCCGGCGACCATTGCGACATTGGTGGAAAACCGGCAAGCCGTCCTCTCGCCCGGCGGTCTCATCGTACTCTCGGCATTGGGGATGGATCGCTTGCAAGGCGGCGTTGTCAAAACCGACGGCCTCTTGGAGGCGTCCAGTTTGGTCAGCAAGGGTGGACGCATCATACTGGAGGGCGATGCCATCATGTTGGGCACGTCGTCTCGCACGCTGGCGACCGGAGCCACCGGCGGAGGCGAGGTGCTGGTTGGAGGAGGCTGGCAGGGCTCAGGTGCGATACGCCAGGCGACGACGGTAACCATGGGATCGGGCGCGCTGGTGGACGCTTCCGCCACCACGAAAGGCGATGGCGGCACGGTCGTGCTGTGGTCGGATGTGCAGAACCCCGGGTCGATGACACGGGTGCAGGGGACCGTGCGGGCGCGCGGCGGTGATGAGGGTGGCGAGGGCGGACGCATCGAAACATCGGGCGCTCAGGTCGAGATCGAGGGCGCGACGATCAATGCGGGAGCACCTAAAGGCGAAGGCGGCCAATGGTTGATCGATCCGTACAACTATACGATCGATGCCGGCGCGGCGGGCACGATTTCAAACTCGTTGGGGAACGATACTCTTGTCACGATCGATACGACGAACAATACCGGGCCTGGCGCAGGGGCGTCCGGTGTCGGCAATATCGCGGTTACCAGTGCGATCACTAAGTCGAGTGGGACGGGCGATGTCACGCTTATGCTGAAAGCTCATAACGATATCACGGTCTCATCGCCGCTGACCGCCACCTCCGGCAAGATGAATGTGGTGCTGCTGGCGGATCAAGACGGAAGCGGGTCCGGGCGGATCGATGTCGGCGCGAATATTGGCACGAACGGCGGCGGTCTCTGGATGGGTGGGAATTATCTGACGAATACGAGCGGCAGTACCTCATGGGTGCCCTTTGCTGGCGCGGCGCCCCTGACCGTCGGCGGTGGGTATGCCGTCGCGTCTGCGTCCCTGGGGACGGGAGTCCAGATTGGGTATGGAGTCACGCTTGGTACCGGCGGTGGAAACGTGGCGGCCTACGGGTATTCGACCGGAGTGGAAGGAAATACCTCCACCGGTATCTTGCTCAACCGCGCCACAGTGACGACCGGCGGAGGCGATCTTTTCTTCGATGGGATTAGCAACTATTCAAGCGGGAGCGTTACGACCGCGAAAGGGGTTGCGATTCATAACAGCAGCATTGTGTCTACCGATGCGGGCCAATTATCCATCCGCGGTGAGCTGAAGTCCACGTCGAATTTCACGAACGGTGTGGGCCTATGGATCGGTCACAATTTTCAGGCAACGACGTCGACGAACAACGGCAGTGCGACGTTGAGTACGACCAGCGGCGCCATCAATCTTTCCGGCATCGGGGCTGATAGCGGTGGATCGAGTTGGCGGAATGGACTGATGGTGACGACGTCAGGCGGTGGTGACCAGATCAGCATTCGCAGTGTCAGCGGCGCCATTACCCTGGGTGGGCAGGCCAATTTTAGCGCTAGTACGACGGATACCGTAGGGTTACTGTTGCAGACGGCGAATACCAACCCCCTCAACACCATCGGCGTCACGTCGCAAACCGGCCAGGTCGCGTTGCGCGGGAGCAATACCCAGGAAACCGGACAGAACGAAAACGCGATTCGACTCACGGCGTACTCGGCCAATCAGATCCGCATCGGTCATAACGGGACCGACGCCTACTCCGGCAATATCCTCATCGAAGGCAATTCGCTTCAACAACTGAATACCAACACTGGGAGCAGTGGGTCGATCGCGGTTGAGGGGACGGGAAGTCTGACGATCCAATCTCAGGGAGACAGCTTTACGAATCTCCGTGCTGGAAGCAGCACGCTGACCTTCGACGACGACTGGAATTTTGGCACGGGCCACAACAGCTTTACCTTCGGGAAGAGCACCAATACATTGCCGCTGACGCTGTCGAATGCCTTGAGCGTGGCCGGGCCGATCCGTCTCCACACCGGTGGGCTCACGCTCAAC
Proteins encoded in this region:
- a CDS encoding Peptide transporter (MaGe:77311069), translating into MAVLPVGVSVFALMAAASFGQTIPDAGVLQQREQRQIEQERRESVPGQAPTPAPGTSPNEPAEGAVTVFVSGYRFEGNTLVPEEELRQVVASYADRQVDLVLLQRAAAVVAEHYRQRGWIVRTYLPQQDVTGGNILINIIEAMVGEVSLEGMPPTRVKPEHVLGMVREQLHSDEPLSTKALDRGLLLADDLVGVQSSGALAPGERLGQTNVLVTAKDDPPLQGDLIVNNGGQRATGAMQGIAEVRVESPFKRGDRLSLTGVFSEGSQYGRVGYTRPVGYDGWQIGVNASWLSYRLITPEFTALNVNGDAQSVGIGALYPLIRARNYNLQWLMNYDYRRFNNQALNVTRSNYRINEGTVGFAGNWFEELLGTSGATFGSLNLIVGEVGQGAHDVGENSGIAGTFSKIRWYVSRQQQMISGLSIFGAFTGQKAFSTMDSAEKFYLGGPQGLRAYPVNEASGSTGWLATGELRGSLPWGVGLAGFFDAGWVSNPANSGQSYSLKGGGLTLSWRAPLGITLDATWAHRLGDNPNPTATGQDQDGSLTRNRFWFSVHYAF
- a CDS encoding hypothetical protein (Evidence 5 : Unknown function; MaGe:77311070) — translated: MLKKSDHCKSERYESMAIISGIPTAPYPAGEGTKRRACENGLVFTERTDGESDAGASGRIRGTAHACAIADG